The proteins below are encoded in one region of Polynucleobacter sp. AP-Elch-400A-B2:
- the hrcA gene encoding heat-inducible transcriptional repressor HrcA has product MDDRSRALLKTLIERYIEEGQPIGSRTLSRFSGLDLSAATIRNVMADLEEMGLVTSPHTSAGRIPTPRGYRLFVDTMVTVRPLEEIAAREMEKGLLPDSPQRVLNSAAQILSNLTHFAGVVMTPKRAQVFKHIEFLRLGEGKILLIMVTPEGDVQNRILPTSQDYTPSQLVEAGNYINTQFAGKSFAQVRAHLASDLDNLRTDISGLMTLALHSGVSDYGMGQGDMLLSGERRLLNVGDLSTNLDKLRKMFDMLEQKSVLMQLLDVSSHADGIQIFIGGESDLLPYEDLAVISAPYSVDGQIVGTLGVIGPTRMAYDRVIPIVDITSKLLSGALSAPISS; this is encoded by the coding sequence ATGGATGATCGTTCCCGCGCCTTACTGAAAACCCTCATCGAGCGCTATATCGAAGAGGGGCAGCCTATTGGCTCACGCACCCTATCTCGATTCTCGGGATTGGATCTTTCTGCGGCCACGATTCGTAATGTCATGGCGGATCTAGAGGAAATGGGGCTGGTAACCAGCCCCCATACCTCAGCGGGCCGCATCCCAACCCCAAGGGGCTATCGCCTCTTTGTGGATACGATGGTGACCGTTCGCCCTCTAGAAGAAATTGCCGCTCGCGAGATGGAAAAAGGGCTTTTGCCAGATTCGCCCCAAAGGGTGCTGAATTCCGCTGCGCAAATTCTGTCCAATTTGACTCATTTTGCCGGGGTGGTGATGACGCCTAAGCGGGCTCAGGTCTTTAAGCATATTGAATTCTTGAGGCTGGGTGAAGGCAAAATCCTGCTCATTATGGTTACTCCTGAAGGCGATGTTCAAAACCGTATTCTCCCCACCTCGCAGGACTACACTCCAAGTCAGCTAGTTGAGGCCGGAAATTACATCAATACTCAGTTTGCCGGCAAGAGTTTTGCTCAGGTACGCGCTCATCTTGCCTCTGATTTAGATAACTTGCGAACCGATATCTCGGGGCTAATGACCTTAGCGTTACACAGTGGTGTTAGTGATTACGGTATGGGTCAAGGAGATATGTTGCTATCAGGTGAGCGACGCTTACTGAATGTGGGCGATCTCAGTACTAATTTGGATAAGCTGCGCAAGATGTTTGATATGTTGGAGCAAAAGTCGGTCCTTATGCAGTTGTTAGACGTATCTAGTCATGCCGATGGCATTCAAATCTTCATTGGCGGTGAAAGTGATTTGCTGCCATATGAAGATTTGGCGGTCATCAGTGCACCCTACAGTGTGGATGGTCAGATCGTTGGAACCCTTGGTGTGATTGGACCTACTCGTATGGCATACGATCGAGTAATTCCGATTGTCGACATCACCTCTAAGTTGTTATCGGGCGCATTAAGTGCGCCAATCAGTTCTTAG
- the grpE gene encoding nucleotide exchange factor GrpE has product MTQENQNPSPEQENTAADPQAVGGSEAAPAEAEVKTPEQEIAELNQKLTEMQDNFLRTKAEGENIRRRAAEDISKAHKFAIESFAEHLVPVTDSLYAALNAETVDAKAFKEGLEITLKQLLSAFEKGRLTEINPAVGDKFDPHHHQAIASVPSDQEANTVVSVLQRGYSIADRILRPALVTVSAPK; this is encoded by the coding sequence ATGACCCAAGAAAATCAAAATCCATCTCCTGAGCAAGAAAATACTGCTGCCGATCCTCAAGCTGTAGGTGGTTCTGAAGCCGCCCCTGCGGAGGCTGAAGTAAAAACTCCAGAGCAAGAAATTGCCGAGTTAAATCAAAAGCTCACCGAGATGCAGGATAACTTCCTACGCACTAAGGCCGAAGGTGAAAACATTCGCCGCCGTGCCGCCGAAGATATCTCAAAGGCACATAAGTTTGCGATTGAAAGTTTTGCTGAGCACCTCGTGCCGGTTACAGATAGTTTGTATGCAGCCCTGAACGCAGAAACTGTAGATGCCAAGGCCTTCAAAGAGGGCTTGGAGATCACCCTTAAACAACTACTGTCTGCCTTTGAAAAAGGTCGCTTGACTGAGATTAATCCTGCTGTAGGTGATAAGTTCGATCCGCACCACCACCAGGCTATTGCTTCAGTTCCTTCAGACCAGGAGGCCAATACGGTGGTTTCAGTCTTGCAAAGGGGTTATTCCATTGCTGATCGTATTTTGCGCCCAGCCTTGGTAACTGTGAGCGCGCCTAAATAA
- a CDS encoding NAD kinase, translating to MLSPSPNSSKKAFSRVALVGKYQADGIQERLKDLAVLLGQQGCEVYIESATASHLSLTAYPIKKVEEFAGAIDLAVVLGGDGTMLGIGRQLAGSNVPLVGINMGRLGYMTDIAIQNVETVLPQIIAGDYEADTRTLLDAVVLRDGKKINQALALNDVVVNRSGISGMVELAVRVNGSFMYNQRSDGLIVSTPTGSTAYALSAGGPILHPRVAGILLAPIAPHSLSNRPIVLPQDILVSIEVVDGREVIVNFDMQSQTHLHSGDIIEVSQSEKTITLLHPRSHSDYKTLREKLHWNEYPSTF from the coding sequence ATGTTAAGCCCATCCCCAAATTCCAGCAAAAAGGCCTTTAGCCGGGTTGCACTTGTCGGCAAATATCAGGCTGACGGCATACAAGAGCGCCTTAAGGACCTGGCAGTGCTACTTGGCCAGCAAGGCTGTGAGGTCTATATTGAAAGCGCTACCGCCAGCCACTTAAGCCTAACTGCCTACCCGATCAAAAAAGTAGAGGAGTTTGCAGGAGCTATTGATTTAGCAGTAGTTTTAGGTGGTGACGGAACAATGCTGGGGATTGGACGTCAACTGGCGGGCAGTAATGTCCCCCTCGTTGGCATCAATATGGGTCGCTTGGGTTATATGACCGATATCGCCATTCAGAACGTTGAAACAGTTTTGCCGCAAATTATTGCTGGTGACTACGAAGCCGATACCAGAACACTACTAGATGCAGTCGTATTGCGTGATGGCAAAAAAATTAATCAAGCCCTCGCCCTCAATGATGTTGTAGTTAATCGCTCCGGAATATCAGGAATGGTGGAGCTTGCAGTGCGCGTCAACGGTTCATTTATGTACAACCAGCGATCAGATGGCTTAATTGTGTCCACTCCTACCGGCTCAACGGCCTATGCCCTTTCCGCTGGCGGACCGATTCTGCATCCACGGGTTGCCGGAATTCTATTGGCACCAATTGCACCGCATTCTTTATCTAATCGCCCCATCGTCTTGCCACAAGATATTCTGGTGAGCATTGAGGTAGTTGATGGCAGAGAAGTGATTGTGAACTTTGACATGCAATCACAAACGCATTTGCACTCCGGTGACATCATTGAAGTCAGTCAATCTGAAAAAACTATCACCCTACTCCACCCTCGCAGCCATAGTGACTACAAAACCTTGCGCGAGAAGTTACATTGGAATGAGTACCCATCGACATTCTGA
- the dnaJ gene encoding molecular chaperone DnaJ translates to MSTSKRDYYEVLGVAKGASDEELKKAYRKMAMKHHPDRNPDSKTAEAQFKEVKEAYETLTDPNKRATYDQYGHAGLDQSGGFGSGGGGFGGGGFADAFGDIFGDIFGQGGGRQSGPQVYKGADLRYNMEITLEQAAEGYTTQIRVPSWSNCKPCHGTGAEPGSKAERCTTCGGHGQVRVQQGFFSMQQTCPKCRGTGEYIPKPCKTCHGSGKHKEQKTLEIKIPVGIDDGMRVRSVGNGEPGVNGGPSGDLYVEVRVKPHKVFERDGSDLHVQMPISFATATIGGDIEVPTLSGRVEFPIPEGTQTGKTFRLRNKGIKGLRSTIVGDLFVHVAIETPVKLTDEQRKLLQSFDDSLKSGGDKHNPHQKGWFDGVKSFFS, encoded by the coding sequence GTGTCTACAAGTAAACGCGATTATTACGAGGTCCTTGGAGTTGCCAAAGGCGCAAGCGATGAGGAGCTAAAAAAAGCTTATCGAAAAATGGCGATGAAGCATCATCCTGATCGCAACCCCGATAGCAAAACAGCGGAAGCGCAATTTAAAGAAGTTAAAGAAGCTTACGAAACTTTAACGGATCCAAATAAGCGCGCTACATATGATCAGTATGGTCATGCTGGCCTTGATCAATCAGGTGGTTTTGGTAGCGGTGGCGGTGGCTTTGGCGGTGGCGGTTTTGCTGACGCTTTTGGCGATATCTTTGGCGATATTTTTGGACAAGGTGGCGGACGTCAGTCAGGACCGCAGGTCTATAAAGGTGCCGATTTACGTTACAACATGGAGATCACTCTTGAGCAAGCTGCCGAGGGTTACACGACTCAAATTCGGGTGCCAAGCTGGAGCAATTGCAAGCCGTGTCATGGCACTGGCGCTGAACCTGGTAGCAAAGCCGAGAGATGCACTACTTGCGGCGGTCATGGCCAAGTCCGTGTCCAGCAAGGCTTTTTCTCAATGCAACAAACTTGCCCCAAGTGTCGTGGCACTGGTGAGTACATTCCAAAACCATGCAAGACTTGTCATGGCAGCGGTAAACATAAAGAACAAAAAACACTTGAAATTAAAATCCCTGTGGGTATTGATGATGGTATGCGCGTGCGCTCGGTTGGAAATGGCGAGCCCGGCGTCAATGGTGGACCATCCGGCGATCTTTATGTAGAGGTGAGAGTAAAACCCCATAAGGTATTTGAGCGTGATGGCAGTGATTTACATGTCCAAATGCCGATCTCGTTTGCAACTGCAACGATTGGTGGAGATATAGAAGTTCCAACGCTTTCAGGGCGGGTTGAGTTTCCGATTCCTGAGGGTACGCAAACTGGAAAAACATTCCGCTTGCGTAACAAGGGTATCAAAGGTTTGCGCTCGACTATCGTGGGCGATCTCTTCGTTCACGTTGCGATCGAGACTCCAGTCAAGTTAACTGATGAACAGAGAAAATTACTGCAGAGCTTTGACGATAGCCTGAAATCGGGTGGCGATAAACATAACCCCCATCAAAAGGGTTGGTTCGACGGCGTCAAGAGCTTTTTTAGTTAA
- the recN gene encoding DNA repair protein RecN, translated as MLQTLSLRDFVIVDQLELDFSSGFTVLTGETGAGKSILLDALSLVLGERADSSQIREGCNRAEISALFRIDPQQIEHFNQWLDEQGFPLEDGGQSLLLKRTVETNGRSRAFINGSVATLVQLREAGDQLVDIHGQHAHQLLLKGGAQRELLDRHANHLDLVTEVSQLFKTLNDSRRRLEQAENAGQDIERERERLEWQLEELTELSPQEGEWTAIQSEHARLANGAKIMSGCQEAIDTLSDADNSVESTLSKASANISTLAEHDSALSDISQALESAQIQIDEAVHGLNRYLQKLDLDPARLSEVEERMQALHGAARKYRTEADELPKLLLDTTERLEALTASQNIEALRERVKQEELAYLKQAKQLSQKRSKAALDLGKQVTTAMQDLSMAGGQLEIALLPLAEGGAHGLEQIEFLVAGHAGSTPRSLAKVASGGELARISLAISVITSKASFTPTLIFDEVDAGIGGAVAETVGKLLRQLGESHQILCVTHLPQVAAQGNHHLKVSKSQAGDKTLSQVTPLGRSERVEEVARMLGGATITDTTRRHARELLEQN; from the coding sequence ATGCTACAAACACTATCGCTTCGCGACTTTGTCATTGTTGACCAGCTAGAGCTCGACTTTTCCTCCGGGTTTACAGTCTTAACTGGTGAAACAGGTGCTGGTAAGTCCATCCTCTTAGATGCTCTCAGCTTGGTATTGGGCGAACGTGCAGATAGCAGCCAAATTCGTGAAGGCTGCAACCGCGCAGAAATTAGCGCCCTCTTTCGGATTGATCCACAGCAAATTGAACATTTCAATCAATGGCTAGATGAGCAAGGCTTTCCACTGGAAGATGGTGGACAAAGTCTTTTACTGAAAAGAACTGTAGAGACTAATGGCCGTAGCCGCGCCTTTATTAATGGCAGCGTAGCAACCTTGGTACAACTGCGAGAAGCAGGTGATCAGTTAGTGGATATTCATGGTCAACATGCACATCAACTATTGCTTAAAGGTGGCGCGCAACGCGAACTACTGGATCGCCATGCCAACCACCTAGATCTGGTTACTGAGGTCTCCCAATTATTTAAAACCCTGAATGACTCGCGTCGCAGACTCGAGCAAGCTGAAAATGCTGGACAAGATATTGAACGCGAGCGTGAGCGTTTGGAATGGCAATTAGAAGAGCTCACCGAACTTTCTCCGCAAGAAGGCGAATGGACTGCCATTCAAAGTGAGCATGCACGTCTGGCCAATGGCGCAAAAATTATGAGCGGCTGCCAAGAAGCAATTGATACCTTGAGCGATGCAGATAACTCTGTCGAATCTACCCTCTCTAAGGCCAGCGCCAATATCAGCACCTTAGCAGAGCATGATTCTGCACTCAGTGATATCAGCCAAGCCTTAGAGTCAGCCCAAATTCAGATTGATGAAGCGGTCCATGGCCTCAATCGTTATTTACAAAAACTCGATTTAGATCCTGCACGTCTCAGCGAGGTGGAAGAGCGCATGCAAGCGCTTCATGGTGCAGCTAGAAAATACCGTACCGAAGCAGATGAATTACCAAAGCTTCTTTTAGATACTACTGAACGCTTAGAGGCATTAACGGCCTCGCAAAATATAGAAGCTTTACGTGAGAGGGTGAAACAAGAAGAGCTCGCCTACCTAAAGCAAGCAAAGCAGCTTTCACAAAAACGCAGCAAGGCTGCACTAGATTTAGGTAAGCAAGTTACCACTGCAATGCAAGATCTATCGATGGCAGGTGGACAATTAGAGATTGCCTTACTACCTTTAGCCGAGGGTGGCGCTCATGGTCTTGAGCAAATTGAGTTTCTGGTTGCAGGCCATGCTGGCAGCACTCCACGTTCACTAGCTAAAGTAGCTTCCGGCGGTGAATTAGCTCGTATTAGCTTAGCTATTAGCGTCATCACCAGCAAGGCATCCTTTACACCTACGCTGATATTTGATGAAGTCGATGCTGGTATTGGCGGCGCTGTTGCGGAGACGGTTGGGAAGTTGTTGCGACAACTTGGCGAGTCTCATCAAATTCTGTGTGTGACCCATTTGCCGCAAGTAGCTGCGCAAGGCAATCACCATCTCAAAGTCAGTAAATCTCAGGCGGGTGATAAAACCCTCTCTCAGGTCACTCCACTTGGAAGGTCTGAGCGAGTAGAGGAAGTTGCGCGCATGCTTGGCGGGGCAACGATTACCGATACCACACGCCGACACGCTCGCGAGCTCCTAGAGCAAAACTAA
- the panB gene encoding 3-methyl-2-oxobutanoate hydroxymethyltransferase: MGYLQGDKPMTISKLLAMRAEGEKITMLTAYDSTMSALLNRSGVDTILIGDSLGNVIQGHSSTTPVTVEQVAYHTECVARANSHAFIIADLPFASYGDPVQALDSAAELMRAGADMVKLEGGDWQVGIIQYLVERSVPVCAHLGLLPQSVHILGGYKVQGKSKDAASLMLEQAIACEQAGAQMIVLEAIPSSLGKLITESLSIPTIGIGAGANCSGQVLVLQDMLGISPGKPPKFVKNFMDGHASIEAAVKAYVREVKSGKFPGPEHGFAG; encoded by the coding sequence ATGGGTTACTTACAAGGCGATAAGCCAATGACGATTTCTAAACTCCTCGCCATGCGTGCTGAGGGTGAAAAAATTACGATGCTGACAGCATACGATTCAACCATGTCAGCCTTGTTAAATCGCAGCGGAGTAGACACCATCCTGATTGGAGACTCATTAGGGAATGTGATTCAAGGTCACTCCAGCACCACTCCGGTAACCGTTGAGCAAGTGGCATATCACACCGAATGTGTGGCCCGCGCCAACTCTCACGCCTTCATCATTGCTGATCTGCCTTTTGCCAGCTATGGCGATCCTGTTCAAGCCTTAGATTCAGCAGCAGAACTCATGCGCGCAGGTGCAGATATGGTCAAACTGGAAGGTGGTGATTGGCAAGTTGGCATCATTCAGTATTTAGTAGAACGTAGTGTTCCTGTTTGTGCGCACTTAGGTTTATTACCTCAGTCCGTTCACATCCTGGGTGGCTATAAAGTTCAAGGTAAATCCAAAGATGCTGCAAGCCTGATGCTTGAGCAGGCAATAGCGTGCGAGCAAGCTGGCGCACAAATGATTGTGCTCGAAGCCATTCCATCCTCATTGGGCAAGCTCATTACCGAGTCACTTTCTATCCCCACCATTGGAATTGGTGCAGGCGCAAATTGCTCTGGCCAAGTATTGGTGCTGCAAGATATGTTGGGTATCAGCCCTGGAAAGCCGCCAAAGTTTGTTAAAAACTTTATGGATGGGCACGCCTCAATTGAGGCGGCAGTCAAAGCCTATGTTCGAGAAGTGAAATCCGGAAAGTTCCCCGGACCCGAACACGGCTTTGCTGGATAA
- the dnaK gene encoding molecular chaperone DnaK translates to MGKIIGIDLGTTNSCVSVVENNAPKVVENAEGGRTTPSIIAYVEDGEVLVGAPAKRQSVTNPKNTIYAVKRLMGRKFTDAEVQKDIGLMPYKIVQADNGDAWVEARDKKMAPQQVSAEILRKMKKTAEDYLGEEVTEAVITVPAYFNDSQRQATKDAGRIAGLDVKRIINEPTAAALAFGLDKQDKVDRKIAVYDLGGGTFDVSIIEIANVDGEKQFEVLSTNGDTFLGGEDFDQRIIDWIIAEFKKEQGVDLSKDVLALQRLKDAAEKAKIELSSAQQTEINLPYVTADAGGPKHLNLKLTRAKLESLVEELINRTAGPCLTAIKDAGVNPAEIDDVILVGGQTRMPAVQDKVKEIFGKEPRKDVNPDEAVAVGAAIQGSVLSGDRKDVLLLDVTPLSLGIETLGGVMTKMIPKNTTIPTKHSQVYSTAEDNQPAVTIKCFQGEREMAAANKLLGEFNLEGIAPAQRGMPQIEVTFDIDANGILHVTAKDKTTGKENKITIKANSGLTEEEILRMVKDAEANADEDKKALELVTARNTADALAHSTKKTLEEHGSALEASEKEAIEVALKELDEAIKGSDKAAIEAKTEALGKASQKLGEKAMAAEQAKAGGAPGAAPGGAQAAAPDADVVDADFKEVNDKK, encoded by the coding sequence ATGGGAAAGATTATCGGAATTGACTTAGGAACCACGAACTCGTGCGTTTCGGTTGTTGAAAACAATGCACCTAAAGTTGTCGAGAACGCAGAAGGCGGCCGCACAACTCCCTCCATCATCGCTTATGTTGAAGACGGCGAAGTGTTGGTTGGTGCACCCGCAAAACGCCAATCAGTAACTAATCCTAAAAACACTATCTACGCAGTAAAGCGTTTGATGGGTCGTAAATTTACTGATGCGGAAGTGCAAAAAGATATTGGCCTAATGCCTTACAAAATTGTGCAAGCGGACAACGGTGACGCCTGGGTAGAAGCACGCGACAAAAAAATGGCACCACAACAAGTGTCAGCAGAAATTCTGCGCAAAATGAAAAAGACCGCCGAAGATTATCTCGGCGAAGAAGTGACTGAGGCAGTGATTACTGTTCCTGCTTACTTTAACGATAGCCAACGTCAAGCCACTAAAGACGCAGGTCGTATCGCTGGTTTAGATGTTAAGCGCATCATCAATGAGCCAACTGCTGCTGCATTGGCATTTGGTTTGGACAAGCAAGACAAAGTGGATCGTAAGATCGCTGTGTATGACTTGGGTGGCGGTACATTCGACGTATCCATTATTGAGATTGCTAACGTAGATGGTGAGAAGCAATTTGAAGTGCTCTCTACTAACGGCGATACCTTCTTGGGTGGTGAAGATTTTGACCAGCGCATCATTGACTGGATCATTGCTGAGTTCAAGAAAGAGCAAGGCGTAGATTTGAGTAAGGACGTATTGGCATTGCAGCGTTTGAAAGATGCTGCTGAGAAAGCCAAGATCGAATTGTCATCTGCACAACAGACTGAAATCAATTTGCCATATGTGACTGCTGATGCAGGCGGCCCTAAGCACTTGAACTTGAAGTTGACCCGCGCTAAGTTGGAATCTTTGGTAGAAGAGTTGATCAACCGTACGGCTGGTCCTTGCTTGACTGCAATTAAAGACGCTGGCGTAAATCCCGCTGAAATCGATGATGTGATTTTGGTCGGCGGTCAAACCCGTATGCCTGCTGTTCAGGACAAGGTAAAAGAAATTTTCGGTAAAGAGCCACGCAAAGATGTGAACCCAGATGAGGCAGTTGCAGTGGGTGCCGCGATTCAGGGATCAGTATTGTCTGGTGATCGTAAAGACGTATTGCTCCTGGACGTAACCCCATTGTCTTTGGGTATCGAAACCTTGGGCGGCGTCATGACCAAGATGATTCCGAAGAATACGACCATTCCGACGAAGCATTCACAGGTTTACTCTACAGCGGAAGATAACCAGCCTGCGGTAACCATTAAGTGCTTCCAAGGTGAGCGTGAGATGGCTGCTGCCAACAAATTACTCGGTGAGTTCAATTTGGAGGGTATTGCTCCGGCACAACGCGGTATGCCACAAATTGAAGTGACTTTTGATATTGATGCCAACGGTATTTTGCATGTCACTGCAAAAGACAAAACGACTGGCAAAGAGAACAAGATCACCATCAAGGCAAACTCAGGCTTGACTGAAGAAGAAATTTTACGCATGGTGAAAGATGCTGAGGCGAATGCCGATGAAGATAAAAAAGCATTGGAATTAGTTACCGCACGTAACACTGCTGACGCTTTAGCTCACTCCACTAAGAAGACTTTGGAAGAGCATGGCTCTGCTTTAGAGGCTTCCGAGAAAGAAGCAATCGAAGTTGCCTTGAAAGAATTGGACGAAGCCATCAAGGGTAGCGATAAAGCTGCTATTGAGGCTAAGACTGAGGCTTTGGGTAAAGCAAGTCAGAAGCTGGGTGAAAAAGCCATGGCTGCAGAACAGGCTAAGGCTGGTGGTGCTCCTGGCGCAGCGCCTGGTGGCGCACAAGCTGCTGCTCCCGATGCTGACGTGGTGGATGCGGATTTTAAAGAAGTGAATGACAAGAAATAA
- the hemH gene encoding ferrochelatase, whose product MNQNPHLRPSKTAVLLLNLGTPSAPTAKAVRLYLKEFLSDPRVVEIPRIIWWCILNGIILPIRSGASAKKYASIWLPKLGSPLMHYSRLQAKELGEKFANHGQVVLVDLAMRYGEPSTQQALEALQAQGMERLLLLPLYPQYSATTTASSFDEVFRVLGTWRNQPELRLVKYYHDNPAYIAALRDQVLGAWDKDGRPDFAAGDRFVMSFHGLPKRNLMKGDPYHCECLKTGRLLGESLGLEPGQYLVTFQSRFGKAEWLKPYTAPIIEELGKAGCKRVDIFCPGFPADCLETLEEIAMEAREIFLEHGGKDYRYIPCLNSNPKWIDAMYDIAQQHLSGWSLGVESDAVLQERDRLAELAKAKIT is encoded by the coding sequence TTGAATCAAAATCCCCACTTACGCCCCTCTAAGACAGCAGTGTTATTGCTTAACTTGGGCACTCCTTCTGCTCCAACGGCTAAGGCAGTCAGACTCTATCTCAAAGAATTTCTATCCGATCCACGTGTTGTAGAAATCCCCCGCATTATTTGGTGGTGTATTTTGAACGGTATTATTTTGCCGATTCGTAGTGGTGCGTCTGCAAAAAAATATGCCTCAATTTGGTTGCCAAAATTAGGTTCTCCATTGATGCATTACTCACGCCTACAAGCAAAAGAGTTGGGTGAGAAATTCGCCAATCACGGTCAAGTCGTGTTGGTAGATTTAGCCATGCGTTATGGCGAACCTTCGACTCAACAAGCCCTAGAAGCCTTACAGGCACAGGGTATGGAGCGTCTTTTATTACTACCGCTGTATCCGCAGTATTCGGCAACTACTACTGCGTCGAGTTTTGATGAAGTGTTTCGCGTACTGGGGACTTGGCGCAATCAACCCGAGTTGCGTTTGGTTAAGTACTATCACGACAACCCTGCCTATATTGCAGCATTACGTGACCAAGTACTCGGCGCATGGGATAAAGATGGTCGCCCAGATTTTGCTGCAGGTGACCGCTTTGTGATGTCTTTCCACGGTCTACCCAAGCGCAATTTAATGAAGGGCGATCCCTACCATTGTGAGTGCTTGAAAACTGGCCGCCTGCTTGGTGAGTCATTAGGTCTAGAGCCTGGACAATACTTAGTCACTTTTCAATCTCGCTTTGGTAAAGCGGAGTGGCTTAAGCCTTATACGGCTCCGATAATTGAAGAGTTGGGTAAAGCAGGTTGTAAACGAGTGGATATTTTTTGCCCAGGATTTCCGGCCGATTGCTTAGAAACCCTAGAAGAGATTGCAATGGAAGCGCGTGAGATCTTTTTGGAGCATGGCGGCAAAGACTACCGCTATATCCCTTGCTTAAATAGCAATCCAAAGTGGATCGATGCCATGTACGACATTGCCCAGCAGCATCTATCTGGTTGGAGTTTAGGTGTTGAATCAGATGCGGTATTGCAGGAGCGCGACCGCTTGGCTGAGTTAGCTAAAGCGAAGATTACTTAA